A section of the Sphaerobacter thermophilus DSM 20745 genome encodes:
- a CDS encoding ABC transporter substrate-binding protein encodes MQKGSEELRQLLADALAGKQSRREILRRAAAMGISAPVFGALLAACGGGDDTSDSGGSGGGSQTTPSTGGDTTPTASSGDGGSSGGDGDIPEEVVIMQGVDANTLDPLLRNATPEFNINVHVFDMFTKRNPQTLEVEPHIVTEWKTIDDLTWEFKLVEGATFHNGDPVNADAAIYSFERCAKGKIGEQPVVQTITRLIGYESAEKIDDYTFRVKTSKPAAIFPDLLTSFEIIPPSVYTDADADTIAKVQREPVGSGPYKLVEWVKDDHITLEAYENYWGPKPKVKRVIFRPVPELSSRVVALQNGEANIIVNVAPDLVPQLDAGENTRVSQVTGGRIIFIGIRCDKPPFDDKRVRQALNYAVDFDSIRTALLNGAGERAATIVNPPHQHPDLKPYPYDPERARALLQEAGVPEGFEVTMDAPNGRYIKDAEMAQAIAQNFQDIGLNVNLRVLEWSVYAGELLPSGNPDPLFFLGLGAPFSGEQEIFYVHPDYSLNFTYWQHDEFVAKFAELSQTIDSDKRQQLMNELQEIIYDECPWVPLWHQVDFYGVTKTFPWEARPDERIFVGDVGI; translated from the coding sequence ATGCAGAAGGGCTCCGAGGAACTTCGTCAGTTGTTGGCCGATGCACTGGCCGGGAAACAGAGCCGGCGCGAGATCCTGCGCCGGGCCGCGGCGATGGGGATCAGCGCTCCCGTCTTCGGCGCGCTCCTGGCTGCTTGCGGCGGTGGTGACGATACGTCGGATTCGGGCGGCTCCGGTGGCGGCAGCCAGACCACGCCGTCGACCGGGGGTGACACCACGCCGACGGCGTCGAGCGGTGACGGTGGCAGCTCGGGCGGCGATGGCGACATCCCCGAGGAAGTCGTCATCATGCAGGGCGTGGACGCCAACACGCTCGATCCGCTCCTGCGCAACGCCACGCCTGAGTTCAACATCAACGTCCACGTCTTCGACATGTTCACCAAGCGGAATCCGCAGACCCTGGAGGTCGAGCCGCACATCGTCACCGAGTGGAAGACGATCGACGACCTGACCTGGGAATTCAAGCTCGTCGAGGGCGCGACGTTCCACAACGGCGACCCGGTCAACGCCGACGCCGCGATCTACTCCTTCGAGCGCTGCGCCAAGGGCAAGATCGGGGAGCAGCCGGTCGTGCAGACCATTACCCGCCTCATCGGCTACGAGTCGGCCGAGAAGATCGACGACTACACCTTCCGGGTCAAGACCTCGAAGCCGGCGGCGATCTTCCCCGACCTGCTGACCTCCTTCGAGATCATCCCGCCGAGCGTGTACACCGACGCCGATGCGGACACCATCGCCAAGGTGCAGCGCGAGCCGGTCGGCTCCGGCCCGTACAAGCTGGTCGAGTGGGTCAAGGACGACCACATCACGCTGGAAGCCTACGAGAACTACTGGGGCCCGAAGCCCAAGGTCAAGCGGGTCATCTTCCGCCCGGTGCCCGAACTGTCGTCCCGGGTGGTGGCCCTGCAGAACGGCGAGGCCAACATCATCGTCAACGTGGCGCCCGATCTGGTGCCGCAGTTGGACGCGGGCGAGAACACTCGGGTGTCCCAGGTCACCGGCGGCCGCATCATCTTCATCGGTATCCGCTGCGACAAGCCGCCGTTTGACGATAAGCGCGTCCGCCAGGCGCTGAACTACGCGGTCGACTTCGACTCGATCCGAACCGCGCTCCTCAACGGCGCCGGCGAGCGGGCGGCGACGATCGTGAACCCGCCGCACCAGCACCCGGACCTCAAGCCCTACCCGTACGACCCGGAGCGGGCCCGCGCGCTCCTGCAGGAGGCTGGCGTCCCCGAGGGCTTCGAGGTGACGATGGACGCCCCGAACGGCCGCTACATCAAGGATGCGGAGATGGCCCAGGCCATCGCGCAGAACTTCCAGGATATCGGCCTGAATGTCAACCTCCGGGTCCTGGAGTGGTCGGTCTACGCCGGAGAGTTGCTGCCGTCGGGCAACCCCGACCCGCTCTTCTTCCTGGGTCTGGGCGCTCCGTTCAGCGGCGAGCAGGAGATCTTCTACGTCCACCCGGATTACTCGCTGAACTTCACCTACTGGCAGCATGACGAGTTCGTTGCCAAGTTCGCCGAGTTGAGCCAGACGATCGATTCGGACAAGCGGCAGCAACTCATGAACGAGCTGCAGGAGATCATTTACGACGAGTGCCCGTGGGTGCCGCTCTGGCACCAGGTGGACTTCTACGGGGTGACGAAGACCTTCCCGTGGGAGGCCCGGCCGGACGAGCGGATCTTCGTCGGCGACGTGGGCATCTAG
- a CDS encoding ABC transporter permease, which translates to MGRFIIRRLLQSILVVFGVTLLVFVVLFKTGDPVILLVSPDATKEEIEQVRRELGFDRPWYVQYADFMTDALRGDFGISLRQKQPVFKLVVERIPATLELAIAAFIISIVVAVPVGIISATQRNSIWDNLSMGFALLGQSLPVFFLGVMLIFIFAGQLKVLPSYGRGDGTLVGELRHLILPAVTLATFTLARTARLVRSSLLEVLGLEYVKTARAKGLAERVVILRHALQNAMIPVVTVLGLELGTLLGGAVITETVFAWPGVGRLVINAIQQRDFPVVVGAVTLVAVMFVVINLVVDVLYGVIDPRVRYS; encoded by the coding sequence ATGGGACGTTTTATCATCCGACGTCTCCTCCAATCGATTCTCGTCGTCTTCGGCGTCACCTTGCTGGTCTTCGTGGTGCTGTTCAAGACCGGCGACCCGGTAATCCTGCTGGTGAGCCCCGACGCGACCAAGGAGGAGATCGAACAGGTCCGACGCGAACTGGGCTTCGACCGGCCCTGGTACGTGCAGTACGCCGACTTCATGACCGACGCGCTGCGGGGCGATTTCGGCATCTCGCTGCGCCAGAAGCAGCCGGTGTTCAAGCTCGTCGTGGAGCGCATCCCGGCAACACTCGAGCTTGCCATCGCAGCGTTCATCATCTCCATCGTTGTGGCGGTCCCGGTCGGCATCATCTCCGCCACCCAGCGCAACTCGATCTGGGACAACCTGAGCATGGGCTTCGCCCTCCTGGGCCAGTCGCTGCCGGTCTTCTTCCTCGGGGTGATGCTCATCTTCATCTTCGCCGGTCAACTCAAGGTGTTACCCAGCTACGGCCGTGGCGACGGAACGCTGGTGGGTGAACTCCGCCACCTGATCCTGCCCGCCGTGACGCTGGCGACCTTTACGCTGGCCCGCACCGCGCGACTGGTACGCTCCAGCCTGCTGGAGGTACTGGGCCTCGAATACGTCAAGACCGCGCGCGCCAAGGGATTGGCCGAGCGGGTCGTCATCCTGCGCCACGCATTGCAGAACGCGATGATCCCGGTCGTCACCGTGCTGGGCCTTGAGCTCGGCACGCTGCTGGGCGGCGCGGTGATCACCGAGACGGTATTCGCCTGGCCGGGAGTCGGCCGACTGGTCATCAACGCGATCCAACAGCGCGACTTCCCGGTGGTGGTCGGCGCGGTGACGCTGGTGGCCGTCATGTTTGTCGTGATCAACCTGGTGGTCGACGTGCTCTACGGCGTGATCGACCCACGGGTGCGCTACTCGTAG